The following proteins come from a genomic window of Archocentrus centrarchus isolate MPI-CPG fArcCen1 chromosome 3, fArcCen1, whole genome shotgun sequence:
- the ric3a gene encoding protein RIC-3 codes for MSITTCQKVTLISCSVLCISLFLPRMLLPRAKQEMGQPEVGPGFYPPAMRKLSVPEDPEQWDVDPPYSVAHSLERMAKIKGIRQGKKYNLMAQVIPLYGFGILLYIVYIIHKLTCRGKTNKSGKYSTVTMANRKSTIITDNELARLQERLLQTEAMMERIVSKRSNCSESGRRRRSKTTTSKKEEKLLRQLRQITQLMQEGRLEGASPEMEAEMVPYGADWEGYPEETYPEYDEPCPRRGLKTVKLEEPPTQPTAEALAERMEQEEEEVMARKLSIVKEEDEDEEEEEEDTEAQDEEENEEEEGEALDEVMGAEEGIEEDEEEEEEEAEAEKRHLLHPPLSQPAPGRTPVRIGLEVKKELQCGGKKQISFSDHRDVFHYPKEDTFEDGEESKDEEVEEEDEDEETEVEEEEEADEDDPVMEAESLQFSCDGSSNPEEEAEEDTEGNFLMSLPTEGNSRIHADASKDVGVSGLRMRNRRET; via the exons ATGTCGATAACAACTTGCCAGAAGGTTACTCTTATATCATGCTCTGTTCTCtgcatttctctctttctgcccAGAATGCTTTTGCCCCGAGCGAAACAGGAGATGGGGCAGCCTGAGG TTGGACCTGGGTTCTACCCTCCTGCCATGCGCAAGCTGTCAGTGCCTGAAGACCCAGAACAGTGGGATGTGGACCCTCCGTATTCAGTGGCACACAGTCTGGAGAGGATGGCAAAAATAAAAGGCATCAGACAAGGCAAAAAATACAACCTGATGGCTCAGGTGATACCCTTATATGGCTTTGGGATCCTTCTTTACATCGTGTATATTATCCATAAG CTGACATGTAGGGGGAAGACTAATAAATCAGGAAAGTACTCTACAGTAACCATGGCAAACAGGAAGAGTACAATTA TCACTGATAATGAGCTCGCCAGGCTTCAGGAGAGGCTGCTGCAAACAGAAGCGATGATGGAGAGGATTGTCTCTAAGAGGAGCAATTGTTCTGAGag TGGCAGACGAAGGAGGAGTAAAACCACAACTTCAAAGAAGGAGGAGAAATTACTTAGGCAACTGAGACAGATCACACAGCTGATGCAAGAGGGCCGACTGGAGGGAGCCTCCCCAGAGATGGAGGCTGAGATGGTCCCATACGGTGCAGACTGGGAAG GCTACCCAGAGGAGACATACCCAGAATATGATGAACCCTGTCCCAGACGTGGACTTAAGACAGTTAAACTTGAGGAACCTCCCACACAGCCCACTGCTGAGGCCCTTGCAGAGAGAATGgagcaagaggaggaagaggttaTGGCAAGGAAACTCTCCATAgtgaaagaggaagatgaagatgaagaagaagaggaggaggacacaGAAGCACAAGATGAGGAGGagaatgaagaggaagaaggggaGGCATTAGATGAAGTTATGGGAGCAGAGGAAGGCAtagaggaggacgaggaggaggaggaggaagaggctgAGGCAGAGAAAAGGCATTTGCTCCATCCTCCATTATCTCAGCCTGCTCCGGGAAGAACACCAGTGAGAATTGGTTTGGAGGTAAAGAAAGAGCTGCAGTGTGGTGGGAAGAAGCAAATCAGCTTCAGCGACCACAGAGACGTCTTCCACTACCCTAAAGAGGATACGTTCGAGGACGGGGAAGAGAGCAAGGAcgaggaggtggaggaagaggacgaGGACGAGGAGACAGAggtggaagaagaggaggaagctgaTGAAGATGATCCAGTGATGGAGGCAGAGAGCCTGCAGTTCAGCTGTGACGGCAGTTCAAACCCAGAGgaagaagcagaggaggatACAGAAGGaaattttttaatgtcattgcCCACGGAGGGCAACAGTCGTATCCATGCAGATGCATCTAAAGACGTCGGGGTGAGCGGACTGAGGATGCGGAACAGGAGGGAGACATGA